A part of Helicobacter himalayensis genomic DNA contains:
- a CDS encoding methyl-accepting chemotaxis protein: MKSLSVRMQLICGFSILGILMLIIAIMSYIKVSDISHILEEINQVNSVKQRYAINFRGSVHDRSIGVRDLLLENNTNAMQKTLSLIQKLENDYTQSAQKMDEIFKQENMVDSKDKEILARIKQTESQTMPLIKNLIEFSFKGDIASANKLLDSQVRALFVQWLGVINEFIDYQEEKNLEANKLAQSEVSTYLVVMFWLVLLAIILAISVSFFIIRNLMSLLGGEPIIAATIMRGIAQGNLRQTIPSRATNSLLDAADKMQSQLKTLMHELINNAKELNLRAEQVAHSSESASKVSNEQVEFAHKFIQMIENLSNTTNNVADIATQTEENSSHTTDLAQKGRESVQATALEIEKITEAVSETGEHIKSLDKHAQDISSSTQLIKDIADQTNLLALNAAIEAARAGEHGRGFAVVADEVRKLAEKTQKATSEIAAMIQIIQSETQTGVESMEAAMPKVEKGLQLANEATQILEEIYTQATDSLSKAQDVAQASQSQVTTMSRISADIGNMTQNSKTTSELMEQNAQASIALEQISATLKTHLEKFKI; this comes from the coding sequence ATGAAAAGTTTATCAGTGCGTATGCAACTCATTTGTGGATTTAGCATACTTGGTATATTGATGCTTATTATTGCCATTATGAGTTATATCAAAGTCAGCGATATCTCTCATATACTCGAAGAAATTAATCAGGTCAATTCCGTCAAGCAACGTTACGCAATCAACTTCCGTGGAAGCGTGCATGACAGAAGTATTGGCGTGAGGGATTTACTCTTAGAAAATAACACAAACGCAATGCAGAAAACGCTTAGCCTTATCCAAAAACTAGAAAACGACTATACACAAAGCGCACAAAAAATGGATGAGATTTTCAAGCAAGAAAATATGGTGGATTCTAAAGACAAAGAGATTCTTGCACGCATTAAACAAACAGAATCTCAAACAATGCCACTTATTAAAAATCTCATTGAGTTTTCTTTCAAAGGCGATATTGCAAGCGCAAATAAATTGCTAGATTCTCAAGTGCGTGCGCTTTTTGTGCAATGGCTTGGGGTGATAAATGAGTTTATCGACTATCAAGAAGAAAAGAATCTTGAAGCAAATAAGCTCGCACAAAGTGAGGTTTCTACTTATTTGGTGGTGATGTTTTGGTTGGTGCTTTTGGCGATTATCCTTGCTATTAGCGTGTCATTTTTCATCATTAGGAATCTTATGTCGCTCCTTGGAGGTGAGCCTATAATCGCAGCAACGATTATGCGAGGTATCGCACAGGGGAATTTGCGCCAAACTATCCCCTCAAGAGCCACAAACAGCCTCCTTGATGCAGCTGATAAAATGCAAAGCCAGCTTAAAACGCTTATGCACGAGCTTATCAACAACGCAAAAGAGCTCAATTTGCGTGCCGAGCAAGTGGCGCATTCTTCAGAATCTGCAAGCAAGGTTTCAAATGAGCAGGTGGAGTTTGCGCATAAATTTATCCAAATGATAGAAAATCTCTCCAACACCACAAACAATGTCGCAGATATTGCTACGCAAACTGAAGAAAACTCCTCGCACACGACAGACCTAGCCCAAAAAGGACGAGAATCTGTGCAGGCTACGGCACTTGAAATTGAAAAAATCACAGAAGCTGTAAGCGAGACAGGTGAGCATATCAAATCGCTTGATAAGCACGCGCAAGATATTAGCTCATCAACCCAGCTCATCAAAGATATTGCCGACCAAACAAATCTGCTCGCACTTAATGCCGCGATTGAAGCAGCGCGCGCAGGCGAGCACGGCAGGGGCTTTGCAGTGGTGGCTGATGAAGTGAGGAAGCTAGCAGAAAAGACGCAAAAAGCCACTTCAGAAATCGCAGCGATGATTCAGATTATCCAAAGCGAAACGCAAACAGGCGTAGAATCAATGGAAGCTGCAATGCCGAAAGTGGAAAAGGGCTTACAACTTGCAAATGAAGCAACACAAATACTTGAAGAGATTTACACGCAGGCTACGGATTCTCTCTCAAAAGCACAGGATGTCGCGCAGGCAAGCCAAAGTCAAGTTACTACAATGAGTAGGATTAGCGCGGATATTGGCAATATGACACAAAACTCTAAAACCACAAGTGAGCTTATGGAGCAAAACGCACAAGCGAGCATAGCACTAGAGCAAATTTCTGCAACACTCAAAACACACTTAGAAAAGTTTAAGATTTAA
- a CDS encoding DMT family transporter — MRQYSSISIGIFCMLASSFFFALMNACVKILSANLSAVEIIFFRSFVMVLLLLAFFAYKPPKKTHKKGGWGILALRSLFGGLSMLAFFYNIAHIPLGVASTFMQTSPLFIVVISMLFLKENIKIGVLFMSVIGFGGIVLICDPHFHSIPLLNILLGLFSGLGTALAFISLRGLRGYFDGNIIVLSFGVVMSVVSLILVFLQPFIFPQSQALWMMPNIKEWLWILIMGLVGTFGQYFLTQAYILAPAGIVAPIDYTRVVFSLILGVLLGDLLPNITTFFGIILIIFSGIAISLPVLLKDLKTLKTT, encoded by the coding sequence GTGCGACAATATTCTTCCATAAGCATTGGCATTTTTTGTATGCTGGCATCTTCATTTTTCTTCGCGCTTATGAATGCGTGCGTGAAAATTCTCTCTGCTAACCTTAGTGCGGTGGAAATTATCTTTTTTCGCTCATTTGTAATGGTGCTTTTGCTTTTGGCTTTTTTTGCCTACAAACCACCAAAAAAGACGCACAAAAAAGGTGGTTGGGGGATTTTAGCATTGCGTTCGCTTTTTGGCGGGCTAAGTATGCTTGCATTTTTTTATAATATCGCGCACATTCCACTTGGCGTGGCAAGCACTTTTATGCAGACAAGCCCGCTTTTTATTGTGGTTATTTCCATGCTCTTTTTAAAAGAAAATATCAAAATTGGCGTGCTTTTTATGAGTGTGATTGGCTTTGGCGGGATTGTGCTTATTTGCGACCCGCATTTTCATTCTATTCCTTTGTTAAATATTTTGCTAGGGCTTTTTAGTGGGCTTGGCACAGCGCTTGCTTTTATTAGCTTAAGGGGCTTGAGAGGGTATTTTGATGGAAATATCATCGTGCTTTCTTTTGGTGTGGTGATGAGCGTGGTGAGCCTTATTTTGGTATTTTTGCAACCCTTTATATTTCCGCAATCTCAAGCGTTGTGGATGATGCCAAATATAAAAGAATGGCTGTGGATTCTCATTATGGGTCTTGTTGGGACTTTTGGGCAGTATTTTTTGACGCAAGCCTATATTCTTGCACCAGCTGGGATTGTCGCGCCAATCGATTACACACGCGTAGTGTTTAGCTTGATTTTAGGGGTTTTGCTTGGCGATTTGTTACCAAATATCACCACATTTTTTGGTATTATCCTAATCATCTTTTCAGGCATTGCTATTAGTTTGCCTGTCTTGCTTAAAGATTTAAAAACACTCAAAACAACATAA
- a CDS encoding MFS transporter, which yields MFKDIFGLTLVSSLRFFGLFIALPAISLYTSSFETSAFLAGIAAGGYAITQIIFQTPFGIWSDKVDRKIVLIFGLVIFIIGSFVCAFADSITILIIGRFIQGAGAIGGVISAQIADLVREESRTKAMAIMGAGIFISFILAMILGPIVAAYLGLNAIFFLTAGLNLIALLVLIFKVESSPVMQYSYQDSQVETLLKNKNLQIMNLSSFLQKFLMILSFVVVGMALKNHFALYEFDLWKIYAPAAILGLLMLAPATILAQKKGYFKQVLLFGIGAFGAAYLLIGIAGAMESLWLLVVGVFLFFIGFSVHEPIMQTLTSRYAKAAQKGSALGLFTTLGFVGSALGAVCGGLFYELFDISLLACGVIIVCVLWAIVMALGLQNPTHEKNLYLPLDSFNLGHFTRLNVRFGIIEWYVNSTQGVIVVKYEESKISKEEILESVT from the coding sequence ATGTTTAAAGATATTTTTGGACTCACCTTAGTTTCATCTTTACGCTTTTTTGGGTTATTTATCGCGTTGCCTGCAATTTCACTTTATACTTCTAGCTTTGAGACGAGTGCCTTTTTGGCGGGTATTGCAGCTGGTGGCTATGCGATTACACAGATTATTTTTCAAACGCCCTTTGGAATCTGGAGCGATAAAGTCGATAGAAAAATCGTGCTTATTTTTGGGCTTGTGATTTTTATCATCGGCTCGTTTGTGTGCGCGTTTGCGGATTCTATTACGATACTAATTATTGGGCGATTTATCCAAGGTGCGGGCGCAATAGGTGGCGTGATAAGCGCGCAAATCGCGGATTTAGTCAGGGAGGAATCGCGCACAAAAGCTATGGCGATTATGGGTGCGGGGATTTTTATAAGCTTTATTTTGGCGATGATTTTAGGACCGATTGTTGCGGCATATTTGGGGCTTAATGCGATTTTTTTCCTCACAGCTGGATTAAATCTCATCGCGCTTTTGGTGCTAATTTTCAAGGTGGAATCTAGCCCTGTGATGCAGTATTCCTATCAAGATTCTCAAGTTGAAACTCTTTTGAAAAACAAAAACCTACAAATTATGAATCTAAGCTCGTTTTTGCAAAAATTTTTGATGATTCTAAGCTTTGTTGTCGTTGGTATGGCGCTAAAAAATCACTTCGCCCTGTATGAGTTTGACTTGTGGAAAATCTACGCGCCCGCGGCGATTTTGGGACTTTTGATGTTAGCACCCGCGACAATTTTAGCGCAGAAAAAAGGATATTTTAAACAAGTACTACTCTTTGGCATTGGTGCATTTGGGGCGGCATATTTGCTCATTGGCATTGCTGGAGCGATGGAAAGTCTTTGGCTCCTTGTGGTTGGCGTATTTTTGTTTTTCATCGGATTTTCAGTTCATGAACCTATTATGCAAACGCTCACAAGTCGCTACGCAAAAGCCGCGCAAAAAGGCTCGGCACTTGGGCTTTTCACCACGCTTGGCTTTGTAGGCTCGGCACTTGGGGCAGTGTGTGGAGGATTATTTTATGAACTTTTTGATATTAGTTTGCTTGCGTGTGGGGTGATTATTGTGTGCGTGCTGTGGGCGATTGTTATGGCTTTGGGGTTGCAAAATCCAACGCATGAAAAAAATCTCTACCTTCCGCTAGATTCTTTTAACTTAGGGCATTTTACGCGCTTGAATGTGCGCTTTGGGATTATTGAATGGTATGTCAATAGCACACAGGGCGTGATTGTAGTGAAGTATGAAGAGAGCAAAATCTCAAAAGAAGAGATTTTAGAATCTGTAACATAG
- a CDS encoding tRNA (uridine(54)-C5)-methyltransferase TrmA, which yields MHCPVFGICGGCAEFAEYSFAKKVSQVLEGFSPLMVENLAKKFPNFQHIPAFESKISNQGMAHFRARADFRFYTSKETSNQSLFFATNSLGQNNRIAIQSCPIVLEPIECCMDALLSYLNALEPSHILRHKLYGVSFLASQSECIFSLIYHKNLDSAWESSARELMAHINCTHKNFTSFVLGQSKGQKVILERDYLLDNFSLYLDASTRSELESNFELKKMSSFKKYALFSQPNPYANANMSAFLLQEIPKILPNHKTCDLLELYCGSGNFTLILAQVFRQIFASEVVKDSIAILRHTLEFQHITNITIARLNAKETQSALKCKREFERLKGVDLDSFDFGAVLVDPPRSGINDKEILEFLAQFECIIYISCNPLTLDSDLQSLLHTHKIASFGFFEQFPYTHHIESIAILTRI from the coding sequence TTGCATTGCCCTGTTTTTGGAATCTGTGGAGGTTGCGCGGAATTTGCAGAATATAGTTTTGCAAAAAAAGTATCGCAAGTGTTGGAAGGCTTTAGCCCACTTATGGTAGAAAATCTCGCAAAAAAATTCCCCAACTTTCAACATATCCCAGCTTTTGAATCTAAAATTTCCAATCAAGGAATGGCTCATTTCCGCGCGCGAGCGGACTTCAGATTTTACACCTCAAAAGAAACTTCAAACCAAAGTCTTTTTTTTGCCACAAACAGCCTCGGGCAAAATAATCGCATCGCCATACAATCCTGCCCCATAGTCCTAGAACCCATAGAATGTTGTATGGACGCGCTACTAAGCTATCTAAACGCGCTTGAACCCTCACATATTTTGCGCCACAAACTCTATGGCGTGAGCTTTTTGGCAAGTCAGAGTGAGTGTATTTTTAGCCTCATTTATCACAAGAACCTAGATTCTGCGTGGGAATCTAGCGCGCGGGAATTGATGGCGCACATAAATTGCACACATAAGAATTTCACAAGCTTTGTATTAGGGCAAAGCAAGGGGCAAAAGGTAATTTTAGAACGCGATTATTTGCTTGATAATTTTAGTTTGTATTTGGACGCAAGCACGCGCAGTGAGTTAGAATCAAATTTTGAGCTTAAAAAAATGAGTTCCTTTAAAAAATACGCACTTTTCTCCCAGCCAAACCCTTACGCAAATGCCAATATGAGCGCGTTTTTATTGCAAGAAATTCCGAAGATTCTGCCAAATCACAAGACTTGCGATTTATTAGAGCTGTATTGTGGTAGTGGAAATTTCACGCTTATTTTGGCTCAAGTATTTAGGCAAATTTTTGCAAGTGAGGTCGTTAAAGATTCTATCGCAATTCTGCGCCACACGCTAGAATTTCAACATATCACAAACATCACCATCGCGCGCCTGAATGCAAAAGAGACGCAAAGCGCGCTAAAATGTAAGCGGGAGTTTGAACGCTTAAAAGGTGTTGATTTAGATTCTTTTGACTTTGGCGCGGTGCTTGTAGATCCACCACGAAGCGGGATAAACGATAAGGAGATTTTAGAATTCCTAGCGCAATTTGAGTGCATTATTTACATTTCTTGCAATCCGCTCACGCTAGATTCTGATTTGCAAAGTTTGCTTCACACGCATAAAATTGCAAGTTTTGGATTTTTTGAGCAGTTCCCCTACACGCACCATATTGAATCTATCGCGATTCTTACACGCATATAA
- the fliP gene encoding flagellar type III secretion system pore protein FliP (The bacterial flagellar biogenesis protein FliP forms a type III secretion system (T3SS)-type pore required for flagellar assembly.) has translation MQKILTLLFFCVAILFAQGEEFPYMIEVENPNTPPPPLIETLNPQPQSQATPNTQTQEITSTPLVDIPSPPPIPKIDLSLSAPSNPSELVTTLNIIIIITLLVLAPSLILVMTSFTRILIVFAFLRTALGTQQSPPTQILVSLSLVLTFFIMEPVVTKAYEDGIKPYVAEQISYDEAFVRAAKPFKEFMIYNTREKDIALFLRIRNMDNPQTIDDVPLSIAIPAFMISELKTAFWIGFLLYLPFLVIDMVVSSVLMAMGMMMLPPVMISLPFKILVFVLVDGFNLLVGNLVAGFK, from the coding sequence TTGCAAAAAATCTTAACATTGCTTTTTTTCTGTGTTGCAATACTTTTTGCGCAGGGCGAGGAATTTCCCTATATGATAGAAGTGGAGAATCCAAACACGCCACCGCCCCCACTTATTGAAACGCTCAATCCACAACCGCAATCTCAAGCCACGCCAAACACGCAAACGCAAGAAATCACTAGCACACCGCTTGTTGATATTCCATCTCCTCCACCGATTCCAAAAATCGATCTCTCTCTAAGCGCGCCAAGCAACCCAAGCGAGCTTGTTACCACACTCAATATCATCATCATCATCACACTGCTTGTGCTTGCACCATCACTAATTTTGGTGATGACGAGCTTTACGCGCATTCTTATTGTTTTTGCCTTTTTACGCACCGCACTTGGCACGCAGCAGTCCCCGCCCACGCAGATTCTCGTGTCATTATCACTTGTGCTGACATTTTTTATTATGGAGCCGGTGGTAACGAAGGCATATGAGGATGGCATTAAGCCTTATGTTGCCGAGCAGATTTCTTATGATGAAGCGTTTGTGCGCGCGGCGAAGCCTTTTAAGGAGTTTATGATTTATAACACACGTGAGAAAGACATTGCACTTTTTTTACGCATCCGTAATATGGATAATCCCCAGACAATCGATGATGTGCCTCTAAGCATCGCGATTCCGGCGTTTATGATTAGCGAGCTTAAGACGGCGTTTTGGATAGGATTTTTGCTGTATCTACCATTCCTTGTGATTGATATGGTGGTAAGCTCGGTGCTAATGGCTATGGGTATGATGATGCTACCGCCGGTGATGATTTCACTTCCTTTCAAAATCCTTGTGTTCGTGCTTGTCGATGGATTCAATCTCTTAGTGGGTAATCTTGTAGCGGGGTTTAAATAG
- a CDS encoding winged helix-turn-helix domain-containing protein yields the protein MFVCSRIWIRENSKSYLGAGRVELLERIAQSGSISKAAKQMKMSYKAAWDSVDIMNKISHPNELVLSNAGGGKNSGTQLTSEGKKAIEAFKNLQALKEEFFEIFKDCKDFDELNARIESLREKIAK from the coding sequence ATGTTTGTATGTTCGCGCATTTGGATTAGGGAGAATTCTAAGAGTTATTTGGGTGCTGGGAGAGTGGAGCTATTGGAACGTATAGCGCAGAGTGGCTCAATCTCAAAGGCTGCAAAACAGATGAAAATGAGCTATAAAGCCGCGTGGGATAGCGTGGATATTATGAATAAAATCTCACACCCAAATGAGTTGGTGCTTTCAAATGCAGGTGGCGGGAAAAATAGCGGCACGCAGCTAACAAGTGAAGGCAAAAAAGCAATTGAAGCCTTTAAAAATCTCCAAGCGCTAAAAGAGGAGTTTTTTGAAATTTTCAAAGATTGTAAGGACTTTGATGAACTCAACGCAAGGATAGAATCTCTGCGTGAAAAGATTGCAAAATAA
- the glmU gene encoding bifunctional UDP-N-acetylglucosamine diphosphorylase/glucosamine-1-phosphate N-acetyltransferase GlmU: MLSVIILAAGAGTRMKSDTPKVLHTICGRSMLSLSVDCALRLSEDIHIVLFHKAELVKEQIQKDFGALIGEKIFFHLQDHQNFPGTGGALRGIETKHKRILVLNGDMPLVQESSLCELCARRESIVLSVLFLENPSGYGRVVLESSEPNNLRVQKIVEQKDATQEELALKSVNAGVYVFDREILETYLVRLNNNNAQKEYYLTDIIALARAEGVQIAAVSVNEREYMGVNSKVHLAQAQEVLLERLRVRAMENGVIMDLPHTIYLEYDVEFSGECRLENGVRISGKCFLQNTHIKAHSVIESSKIVDSDIGPMAHIRPNSEILNTHIGNFVEVKAGDLQGVKVGHLSYLGDCEIKNGSNIGAGVITCNYDGKEKHKTFIGENVFVGSDSQLIAPVNIESNTLIAAGSTITNDVPNGALAISRQKQSNKEGFFWKFFEKKEK, from the coding sequence ATGTTATCCGTCATTATCTTAGCCGCTGGGGCTGGCACGCGTATGAAATCAGACACGCCAAAGGTGTTGCATACCATTTGCGGCAGGAGTATGCTAAGCCTTAGTGTTGATTGTGCGCTTAGGCTTAGTGAGGATATTCATATCGTGCTTTTTCACAAAGCAGAGCTTGTCAAAGAGCAGATACAAAAGGATTTTGGCGCGCTTATTGGGGAAAAAATCTTTTTTCATCTACAAGATCATCAAAATTTCCCCGGCACAGGTGGCGCACTACGTGGCATTGAGACAAAACATAAGCGCATTTTGGTGTTAAATGGCGATATGCCTTTGGTGCAAGAATCTAGCCTGTGCGAGCTTTGTGCGCGTAGAGAATCTATCGTGCTAAGCGTGCTGTTTTTGGAAAATCCTAGTGGTTATGGGCGCGTGGTGTTAGAATCTAGCGAACCAAACAATTTGCGTGTGCAAAAAATTGTCGAGCAAAAAGACGCGACACAAGAGGAACTCGCGCTTAAAAGCGTGAATGCGGGCGTGTATGTCTTTGATAGAGAGATTTTGGAAACCTATCTTGTGCGCCTTAACAACAATAACGCGCAAAAAGAATATTATCTTACTGATATAATCGCGCTTGCTCGTGCTGAGGGAGTGCAAATAGCTGCTGTTAGCGTGAATGAGCGCGAATATATGGGGGTGAATTCTAAAGTGCATTTAGCCCAAGCCCAAGAGGTGCTTTTGGAGCGCCTAAGAGTGAGGGCTATGGAAAATGGTGTGATTATGGATTTGCCACATACGATTTATTTAGAATATGATGTGGAATTTAGCGGGGAGTGCAGGCTTGAAAATGGTGTGAGAATTAGCGGAAAATGCTTTCTGCAAAACACGCATATCAAAGCCCATAGCGTGATAGAATCTAGCAAAATCGTAGATTCTGACATCGGACCTATGGCACATATCCGCCCAAATAGTGAGATTTTAAACACACATATCGGAAATTTTGTCGAGGTGAAAGCCGGGGATCTTCAAGGTGTCAAAGTCGGGCATTTAAGCTATCTGGGCGATTGCGAGATTAAAAATGGTAGCAATATCGGTGCTGGCGTTATCACCTGCAATTATGATGGCAAGGAAAAACACAAAACCTTCATCGGCGAAAATGTCTTTGTGGGAAGTGATTCTCAACTTATCGCACCCGTAAATATAGAATCAAACACGCTCATCGCCGCAGGTAGCACAATCACAAATGATGTGCCAAATGGTGCATTAGCCATCTCGCGTCAAAAGCAAAGCAACAAAGAAGGCTTTTTTTGGAAATTTTTTGAAAAGAAAGAAAAGTAA